The following coding sequences are from one Amphiprion ocellaris isolate individual 3 ecotype Okinawa chromosome 19, ASM2253959v1, whole genome shotgun sequence window:
- the wipi2 gene encoding WD repeat domain phosphoinositide-interacting protein 2 isoform X1 — MNLASQSGDAGGSQLLFANFNQDNTSLAVGTKSGYKFFSLSSVDKLEQIYECTDTEDVCIVERLFSSSLVAIVSLKAPRKLKVCHFKKGTEICNYSYSNTILAVKLNRQRLIVCLEESLYIHNIRDMKVLHTIRETPPNPSGLCALSISNDNCYLAYPGSATIGEVQVFDTVNLRAANMIPAHDSPLAALAFDASGTKLATASEKGTVIRVFSIPEGQKLFEFRRGVKRCVSICSLAFSMEGLYLSASSNTETVHIFKLETQKEKYVPAEEPTTWGGYLGKVLMASTTYLPSQVTEMFTQGRAFATVRLPFCGHKNICALAVIQKIPRLLVAAADGYLYLYNLDPQEGGECTLMKQHRLDGTAEPPNEILEPGTHDRPLVTQTYSAAVTKGYCEEQGAVGGAGLEDDLNDLRLEEENEQPPLILETD, encoded by the exons ATGAACTTGGCCAGTCAAAGCGGGGACGCTGGCGGAAGCCAGCTCCTCTTCGCCAACTTTAACCAGGACAACAC GTCCTTAGCTGTTGGCACCAAATCAGGCTACAAGTTTTTCTCCCTGTCCTCTGTGGACAAATTGGAGCAGATATATGAATGTA CTGACACGGAGGATGTGTGTATTGTGGAGCGTCTGTTCTCCAGCAGCCTGGTGGCCATAGTGAGCCTGAAGGCCCCAAGGAAGCTCAAAGTCTGTCACTTCAAGAAGGGAACTGAGATCTGCAACTACTCCTATTCGAACACCATACTGGCTGTCAAACTCAACAGACAG AGACTGATAGTATGTCTGGAGGAGTCACTTTACATTCACAACATCCGAGACATGAAAGTGCTGCATACTATCAGAGAGACTCCACCCAATCCTTCAG GATTGTGTGCCCTCTCCATCAGTAATGATAACTGCTACCTGGCGTACCCAGGCAGTGCTACGATAGGAGAGGTCCAGGTGTTTGACACAGTCAACTTG CGAGCAGCAAATATGATTCCAGCCCACGACAGCCCATTAGCAGCCCTAGCATTTGATGCTAGTGGAACCAAACTGGCCACAGCCTCAGAGAAG GGTACAGTCATCCGCGTCTTCTCCATCCCCGAGGGACAGAAGCTCTTTGAGTTTAGGCGAGGAGTCAAGAG ATGTGTGAGCATCTGTTCGTTGGCGTTCAGCATGGAGGGCCTGTATCTCTCTGCCTCCAGCAACACAGAGACAGTCCACATCTTCAAACTAGAGACACAGAAGGAGAAGTATGT gccaGCCGAGGAGCCCACCACATGGGGAGGTTACCTGGGAAAGGTCTTGATGGCATCCACCACCTATCTGCCTTCCCAGGTTACAGAAATGTTCACCCAGGGGCGAGCCTTTGCCACCGTACGTCTGCCTTTCTGCGGACATAAGAACATCTGCGCCTTAGCTGT CATTCAGAAGATTCCCAGGTTGTTGGTTGCGGCGGCCGATGGTTACCTGTATTTGTACAACCTGGATCCACAAGAAGGAGGAGAGTGTACACTTATGAAGCAGCACAg GTTAGACGGCACTGCGGAGCCCCCGAATGAGATCCTGGAGCCGGGAACGCATGATCGCCCACTTGTGACCCAAACCTACAGTGCTGCTGTCACTAAAG GTTACTGTGAAGAACAGGGTGCCGTGGGAGGGGCCGGGCTAGAAGACGACCTTAACGACTTACGCTTAGAGGAGGAGAACGAGCAGCCGCCGCTCATCCTTGAAACTGACTGA
- the wipi2 gene encoding WD repeat domain phosphoinositide-interacting protein 2 isoform X2, which translates to MNLASQSGDAGGSQLLFANFNQDNTSLAVGTKSGYKFFSLSSVDKLEQIYECTDTEDVCIVERLFSSSLVAIVSLKAPRKLKVCHFKKGTEICNYSYSNTILAVKLNRQRLIVCLEESLYIHNIRDMKVLHTIRETPPNPSGLCALSISNDNCYLAYPGSATIGEVQVFDTVNLRAANMIPAHDSPLAALAFDASGTKLATASEKGTVIRVFSIPEGQKLFEFRRGVKRCVSICSLAFSMEGLYLSASSNTETVHIFKLETQKEKPAEEPTTWGGYLGKVLMASTTYLPSQVTEMFTQGRAFATVRLPFCGHKNICALAVIQKIPRLLVAAADGYLYLYNLDPQEGGECTLMKQHRLDGTAEPPNEILEPGTHDRPLVTQTYSAAVTKGYCEEQGAVGGAGLEDDLNDLRLEEENEQPPLILETD; encoded by the exons ATGAACTTGGCCAGTCAAAGCGGGGACGCTGGCGGAAGCCAGCTCCTCTTCGCCAACTTTAACCAGGACAACAC GTCCTTAGCTGTTGGCACCAAATCAGGCTACAAGTTTTTCTCCCTGTCCTCTGTGGACAAATTGGAGCAGATATATGAATGTA CTGACACGGAGGATGTGTGTATTGTGGAGCGTCTGTTCTCCAGCAGCCTGGTGGCCATAGTGAGCCTGAAGGCCCCAAGGAAGCTCAAAGTCTGTCACTTCAAGAAGGGAACTGAGATCTGCAACTACTCCTATTCGAACACCATACTGGCTGTCAAACTCAACAGACAG AGACTGATAGTATGTCTGGAGGAGTCACTTTACATTCACAACATCCGAGACATGAAAGTGCTGCATACTATCAGAGAGACTCCACCCAATCCTTCAG GATTGTGTGCCCTCTCCATCAGTAATGATAACTGCTACCTGGCGTACCCAGGCAGTGCTACGATAGGAGAGGTCCAGGTGTTTGACACAGTCAACTTG CGAGCAGCAAATATGATTCCAGCCCACGACAGCCCATTAGCAGCCCTAGCATTTGATGCTAGTGGAACCAAACTGGCCACAGCCTCAGAGAAG GGTACAGTCATCCGCGTCTTCTCCATCCCCGAGGGACAGAAGCTCTTTGAGTTTAGGCGAGGAGTCAAGAG ATGTGTGAGCATCTGTTCGTTGGCGTTCAGCATGGAGGGCCTGTATCTCTCTGCCTCCAGCAACACAGAGACAGTCCACATCTTCAAACTAGAGACACAGAAGGAGAA gccaGCCGAGGAGCCCACCACATGGGGAGGTTACCTGGGAAAGGTCTTGATGGCATCCACCACCTATCTGCCTTCCCAGGTTACAGAAATGTTCACCCAGGGGCGAGCCTTTGCCACCGTACGTCTGCCTTTCTGCGGACATAAGAACATCTGCGCCTTAGCTGT CATTCAGAAGATTCCCAGGTTGTTGGTTGCGGCGGCCGATGGTTACCTGTATTTGTACAACCTGGATCCACAAGAAGGAGGAGAGTGTACACTTATGAAGCAGCACAg GTTAGACGGCACTGCGGAGCCCCCGAATGAGATCCTGGAGCCGGGAACGCATGATCGCCCACTTGTGACCCAAACCTACAGTGCTGCTGTCACTAAAG GTTACTGTGAAGAACAGGGTGCCGTGGGAGGGGCCGGGCTAGAAGACGACCTTAACGACTTACGCTTAGAGGAGGAGAACGAGCAGCCGCCGCTCATCCTTGAAACTGACTGA